GTTTTCGTAAATGGCCGCTTGTGACTGTTGTGGCGCTGCGTAACGTAAAAATTGGCATATTAATTTCGCATCGTTATAGCTATTCCCGATTTCTTCTAACTTCTCTGCATTTTTTCCTACGCCTATTTGGAAAGTTGCTTGCTTAAAGCGCTCCATTACCCTTTTCGATAAGGCACTAAGGAAGTTCGACATATATTGAACATCTTTCTTGCAGTCTTCAAGAATAAGCAGTACTTCCTGATTTTTAATAAAGCACTCCACGTTTAAATACTCAGTCGCTAAAAAGCTATGCACTATTTCTGGTTCTTCATGTTCCATTGTTATAACGATAACACGATTATTTTTACTCGGATCAAAATAAAAAATATTTCGTGCTTTTTTAATAAGCTCCTCCGAGAGAGCTTGTTGACTCATAACTTCATCTAAAAAATCCGATTTTTTCTTCCACTGCGATTGTGCAATTTGTATTTGCGTATATAAATAAATCGAAAAAACCGTTACAGCACGTTCAATAATCATTTCCTGTTCACGTGTTAATGCTTTGTGACTTAAAATTACCAATGTACCCAATTGTTTTTTCATCGTCATAATATCATATTCATGGCGAAACTCTTTTTTCTTACGACTCGCTTCTATATAAACTCGTTCATCGTCTTCATGCATAAAATAGTAACCAATTGGTTTCATTAAGTATCTTCGTTCCACAGTTACACTGCATTGTAACGCATCACTTAACAGGTATAACAGCTGGTTTAATGTATATCCTTCAAGCATTGCATGTGTCATTTGTTTATGAATTGTGTCTGAATGCACAATGGAATTATTAAGACTTTTTAACTCATTAAATGTATTATCTAATTCATCAGCTAACGAAGTATCTTGAAAGTAGCGCAATATTTCCAACTGTTCTTCAGTAGCGTGCTCCTTTGTCCGTACAACAAATTTACAATAATCATCGCATTTCCCTCGACATTTCTCCTCAAAAACGACAATCTCTTTTGGATACGTTTTGGCTAAAAATCCTGCTACATAACCGATTAATGTCCAACAAACACTTTCATCACTAAAACCAAAATGGCGGACATGTTCCTCTGCCTCGTAAGAATGAAACCATTTCCCTTCCATTTCGAACTTATCATTAGTTATTTCCAATACATCAATTTGTACACTGACAACGCCCTCTAATGTATGAATGGCAGCCCCAGCCCTAATTAACTCTTTTAACTCTTTCCAGTTGTACATTTTCTCGATAGAGCCACCAGCACTGTAGCCACATGCCCAGCCATATCGTAATAAAAAACCTTTTGCACGCTCCATATTCAAGGTTTGAATAATATCACGTCTAAAAAAGCCAAGCGCTTCAGCTGACTTTAAAATCATTCGATTCCCATTGAATTTTATAATGCCTGAGCGTGGATTAATATCTATAGCATTTTCAAACACTAAACGATTTGCTTTCATGAATAGGCACCCCCATAAACATGCTGTTTTCTCCCATCATGTTTTTA
This DNA window, taken from Lysinibacillus sp. FSL M8-0337, encodes the following:
- a CDS encoding XylR N-terminal domain-containing protein, whose translation is MKANRLVFENAIDINPRSGIIKFNGNRMILKSAEALGFFRRDIIQTLNMERAKGFLLRYGWACGYSAGGSIEKMYNWKELKELIRAGAAIHTLEGVVSVQIDVLEITNDKFEMEGKWFHSYEAEEHVRHFGFSDESVCWTLIGYVAGFLAKTYPKEIVVFEEKCRGKCDDYCKFVVRTKEHATEEQLEILRYFQDTSLADELDNTFNELKSLNNSIVHSDTIHKQMTHAMLEGYTLNQLLYLLSDALQCSVTVERRYLMKPIGYYFMHEDDERVYIEASRKKKEFRHEYDIMTMKKQLGTLVILSHKALTREQEMIIERAVTVFSIYLYTQIQIAQSQWKKKSDFLDEVMSQQALSEELIKKARNIFYFDPSKNNRVIVITMEHEEPEIVHSFLATEYLNVECFIKNQEVLLILEDCKKDVQYMSNFLSALSKRVMERFKQATFQIGVGKNAEKLEEIGNSYNDAKLICQFLRYAAPQQSQAAIYENFQHIMLFLKTTNPRELLQFYKEVLGQLLEYDEQNHATLVHTLEVFLNHSGNVNKTAKALNLSIPGFRYRMEKIESLLQEDMRTGDGRFRCHLALKIYYAIKTLENKK